CACCCTGATGCTCCTGCTCAGGGACAATCTCCGGACCATAAGGGGCATAGGCTATCACCCCACCTGATTGTAACTCTCTCAGAAGAATAAGAATATCTCCCTGATGAATCCAATAGCCCGGCCGGCCGGGATCTGACTCAAAAATATCAAACGGGGCAGGATACCATCCCGTATTGTTTTTAAACTTTGCCCAGAATGCAGTCTGTTGCAAAATGCGCGTGGGAATGATCGCTCCTGTATCTTTGGGAGTAACTTTCAGTAAGTTCATGATTATTGACCCTGATCGGGCGGGGATTCACCTGATTAAAATGAAACTTGCCTGACCATCAGGCAGGAAAAAAGACTTTCATGAAAATTATGGTTGTGGAACCGGAAACATCATTGAATCCTGAGGATGAGCACTTGTTAAAAGCAAACAGGAAGATGCTTCCGGTGGGTTCCGGAATCAGGAAACGGAAAAGCATTCAGGCTTTCCCGGTATTTTCGGACGTATACATCTGAAAATCATCGAAGATCGTTTTACGGTGGCAAAGGTAGGGTTAATAAACAGAATGACAAGCGAATATTTAAATTCTTAAAGGAATGAATGTTCATGAGTCAACTCACAATACCCTGATAATAAATGATTTGCAGAAAATACTCCAGAATCTGCGAAATAGCTGATTTTAACAGTTGGAGACCAGGAATTTCAGGTAATATGAGCCAGCTCACACATTAAATTGGATAACTGATTCAGCAAAAATATGCTTAAATATCTGTATATTTGAGTTACAAAAACAGATGTTATGTTCAATTATCTTACAGATGCGGCCCTGGTGGTTTTTATTTATATGAGTCTGGTATTTGTGCTGGCATTGGTTTTGCGCGATAATTCCATCGTGGATATCTTCTGGGGGCTGGGGTTTATTGTGCTGACCGCATTCAGCATAGTCAGGAATGACTCCCCCGGTGTTTTGCAGATTCTGGTTGCCCTGATGGTATTGATCTGGGGGCTGAGATTGTCGGTGCATATATTTAAACGGAACCTTGGGCGTGGCGAAGATTTCAGGTACGCGAACTGGCGCCGGACCTGGAAGTTTTTTATACTCCGCAGTTTTCTGCAGGTTTTTATGCTTCAGGGCTTTTTTATGCTTGTTATCTCCTGGCCCGTGTTACATGTGCTGAACAACCCCTCCCCTGCTGTGCCCGGATTTATTCACGCTTCGGGGCTTTTGGTTTTCCTTGCCGGCTTTCTTTTCGAAGCCATCGGAGACTATCAGCTGACTGTTTTCAGAAAAAATCCGGATAATGCCGGGAAACTCATCACAACAGGTCTCTGGAAGCTCACGCGCCATCCGAATTACTTCGGGGAAGCCTTGCTTTGGTGGGGATTCTGGTTGCTGGCCCTGCCCCTGATCGACGGTATTTATACAGTGGTCAGCCCTTTGGTCATCACCTGGCTGTTGCGCTATGTGTCGGGAGTGCCCATGCTGGAAAAGAAATATGAAGGCCGGCCCGATTGGGAAGCATACA
This sequence is a window from Lentimicrobium saccharophilum. Protein-coding genes within it:
- a CDS encoding DUF1295 domain-containing protein, translated to MFNYLTDAALVVFIYMSLVFVLALVLRDNSIVDIFWGLGFIVLTAFSIVRNDSPGVLQILVALMVLIWGLRLSVHIFKRNLGRGEDFRYANWRRTWKFFILRSFLQVFMLQGFFMLVISWPVLHVLNNPSPAVPGFIHASGLLVFLAGFLFEAIGDYQLTVFRKNPDNAGKLITTGLWKLTRHPNYFGEALLWWGFWLLALPLIDGIYTVVSPLVITWLLRYVSGVPMLEKKYEGRPDWEAYKAKTPVFIPFLR